The Mastomys coucha isolate ucsf_1 unplaced genomic scaffold, UCSF_Mcou_1 pScaffold11, whole genome shotgun sequence genome includes a window with the following:
- the Pfdn5 gene encoding prefoldin subunit 5 codes for MAQSINITELNLPQLEMLKNQLDQEVEFLSTSIAQLKVVQTKYVEAKDCLNVLNKSNEGKELLVPLTSSMYVPGKLHDVEHVLIDVGTGYYVEKTAEDAKDFFKRKIDFLTKQMEKIQPALQEKHAMKQAVMEMMSQKIQQLTALGATQATAKA; via the exons ATGGCGCAGTCGATTAACATCACGGAGCTGAATCTGCCACAACTGGAAATGCTCAAGAACCAGCTGGACCAG GAAGTGGAGTTTTTGTCCACGTCCATTGCTCAGCTCAAGGTGGTACAGACCAAGTATGTGGAAGCCAAGGACTGTCTGAATGTGCTGAACAAGAGCAACGAGG GAAAAGAATTACTGGTCCCACTGACGAGTTCT ATGTATGTTCCCGGGAAGCTACATGATGTGGAGCATGTACTTATCGATGTGGGAACCGGCTACTACGTGGAGAAG ACAGCTGAGGATGCCAAGGACTTCTTCAAAAGGAAGATAGACTTTCTTACCAAACAGATGGAGAAAATCCAGCCAGCACTGCAGGAGAAGCATGCCATGAAACAGG CTGTCATGGAAATGATGAGCCAGAAGATTCAGCAGCTCACAGCCCTGGGGGCAACGCAGGCTACTGCCAAGGCATGA
- the Espl1 gene encoding separin, whose amino-acid sequence MRNFKGVNFATLLGCKEETQELLLDLKEFLSRSRTDAERRQVCDTILRACTQQLTTKLDCPGHLRSIVDLAELACDGYLLSTPQRPLLYLERILFILLRNGLTQGSPSTVLSLAQPLHACLLQNSREAAPQDYEAVTWGSFSLLWKGAEALSERRAAFSTRLNALSFLVLLEDDSVPCEVPQFASPTACRVVVACQLFDATGQGLDEADADFLYDMLSRHVIRVLVGEGSSSPGPLSPQRALCLLELTLEYCRRLCWNHHHHKATKAVEKARDHLENSSIAPSLQLCQMGVELLEAAKERPWAVAQLLMKAAAILNNSMEVPSPPLRALYDSCQFFLSGLERGIKKHCGLDAILSLFAFLRGYRSLVRHLREASKASPKQQQCLLQMHFQSFHLFAGIVYDFAQGCQVAELAQLVDGCRSTAVWMLEALEGLSGGELADYLSMTASYTSNLAYSFFSQKLYEEACAISEPVCQHLGSAKSGACPEVPPEKLHRCFRLHVESLKKLGKQAQGCKMVTLWLAALKPYSLEHMVEPVTSWVRVKMDAARAGDKKLQLQTLRDSLSCWDPETQSLLLREELRAYKAVRADTGQERFNVICDLLDLSPEETAAGAWARATHLVELAQVLCYHNFSQQTDCSALDAIQEALQLLESVSPEAQEQDHLLDDRAQALLWLYICTLEAKMQEGIERDRRAQAPSNLEFEVNDLNYEDKLQEDRFLYSNIAFNLAADAAQSKCLDQALSLWKGVLTKGPAPAVRCLQQTAVSLQILAAVYQLVAKPLQALETLLLLQIVSKRLQDHAKAVSSSCQLTQLLLSLGCPSYAQLYLEEAESSLKSLDQTTDTCQLLSLTCALLRSQLCWACQKVTEGVSLLLSVLRDPALQKSSKAWYLLRVQALQTLAFYLSLSSNLLSSALREQLWDQGWQTPETALIDAHKLLRSIIILLMGGDVLSVQKAATESPFLDYGENLVQKWQVLTEVLTCSEKLVGRLGRLGNVSEAKAFCLEALKLTTKLQIPRQCALFLVLKGELELARGDIDLCQSDLQQVLFLLESSTEFGVVTQHTDSVKKVHTQKGKHKAQVPCSPALPVEEPFLKGPALELVATVLKEPGPIQSSGNSSPVLKTKPPPNPGFLSHVPSCDCLLCASPVLSAVRLRWVLVTAGVRLATGQKAQGLDLLHAVLKGCPAATKHFTQSLQASLNHKTTPSCVPSLFDEIMAQVYTHLALECLNQTSEKSLGKVLASGLKFVATRIQCLEFWQANLLLVQALAKLAHFSCCTTELFASSWGWQPSLIKSQPVLEPAKIQRQKCSGRGRRQVASAPPPLHNSSQKGLEEEGLPCTPKPPGRTRQACPHVPFTIFEEVHPTKSKLQVPLAPRVHRRAQTRLKVNFSDDSDLDDLVSAETQLVEEPERRGTASRTRGQTRKGPRLKTVAVGTTPGHSSLSGRTRARRVPSRDCVPASLGLEIMRSIPEEEPMDNQLEKSFEILRGSDGEDSASGELQGPEAEGEKAVAADPGLHIGECEVLRRDSSKAERPILYSDTEANSDPSPWLPPFSVPIPIDLSSLDSISDSLSIAFRGVSHCPPSGLYAHLCRFLALCLGDRDPYATAFLVAESVSITCRHQLLTHLHRLLSKAQKQQDSPELAEHLQGLDLKERPGGVPLARIQRLFSFRALGSGSFPQPEKDSFQERLALIPSGVTVCVLALATLQPGTLSNTLLLTRLEKDNPPITVKIPTGQNKFPLSAVLKEFDAIQKEQKENSSCTEKRVWWTGRLALDQRMEELITSLEEHVLGCWRALLLPCSTDPGLAREASQLQELLQDCGWEYPDSTLLKVILSSARILTSQDVQALACGLCPAQPDRARVLLSKAVGRVQSQAAPQSQHLVLVLDKDLQKLPWESMPSLRALPVTRLPSFRFLLSYTITKEAGASSVLSQGVDPRNTFYVLNPHSNLSSTEERFRASFSSESGWKGVIGEVPRLEQVQAALTERDLYIYAGHGAGARFLDGQAVLRLSCRAVALLFGCSSAALAVHGNLEGAGIVLKYIMAGCPLFLGNLWDVTDRDIDRYTEALLQGWLGAGPGAPLLYYASQARQAPRLKYLIGAAPVAYGLPVSLQTP is encoded by the exons ATGAGGAACTTCAAAGGAGTCAACTTCGCCACTCTGCTCGGCTGCAAGGAGGAGACCCAGGAGCTGTTGCTTGACTTGAAG GAGTTTCTATCCAGATCCCGAACCGATGCTGAGAGAAGACAAGTGTGTGATACTATCCTGAGGGCTtgtacccagcagctgactaccAAGCTCGATTGCCCTGGTCACCTGAGGAGTATTGTGGACCTGGCAGAGCTAGCCTGTGATGGCTATTTGTTGTCCACCCCGCAGCGCCCTCTCCTCTACCTGGAACGCATTCTTTTCATCTTACTTCGTAATGGTTTGACTCAGGGAAGCCCGAGTACTGTGCTGAGCCTTGCACAGCCTCTCCATGCCTGCTTGTTACAGAACTCTCGAGAGGCTGCCCCTCAGGACTACGAGGCTGTGACCTGGGGCAGCTTTTCTCTGCTTTGGAAGGGAGCGGAGGCGCTGTCAGAGCGGCGAGCTGCGTTCTCAACTCGGCTGAACGCTTTGAGTTTCTTAGTGCTCTTGGAGGATGATAGTGTTCCTTGTGAGGTTCCTCAGTTTGCTTCTCCAACAGCCTGTCGAGTAGTAGTTGCCTGTCAGCTGTTTGATGCTACTGGACAAGGTCTAGATGAAGCCGATGCTGACTTCCTATATGACATGCTTTCTAGGCATGTGATCAGAGTCTTAGTAGGTGAGGGTAGTAGCTCTCCTggtcctctctctcctcagaggGCTCTTTGCCTCTTGGAACTCACCCTGGAATACTGTCGTCGGCTGTGCtggaaccaccaccaccacaaggcTACCAAAGCAGTGGAGAAGGCCCGTGATCACCTCGAGAATAGCAGTATAGCTCCCAGCCTCCAGTTATGCCAGATGGGGGTTGAACTGCTGGAAGCTGCAAAAGAAAGACCGTGGGCAGTGGCCCAGCTCCTGATGAAGGCAGCGGCTATTCTGAACAACAGTATGGAGGTGCCATCGCCCCCGCTCCGGGCATTGTATGACAGCTGCCAGTTCTTCCTTTCAGGCCTGGAGAGAGGCATCAAGAAGCACTGTGGGCTTGATGCCATATTGAGCCTCTTTGCTTTTTTGAGGGGATACCGCTCCCTTGTCCGACACCTGAGAGAA gCCTCCAAAGCATCCCCCAAGCAGCAGCAATGCTTGCTCCAGATGCACTTCCAGAGTTTCCACCTCTTCGCTGGGATTGTGTATGACTTTGCCCAAGGCTGTCAG GTAGCTGAGCTTGCCCAGCTAGTAGATGGTTGCAGATCTACTGCTGTCTGGATGTTGGAGGCCTTAGAAGGCTTGTCCGGTGGAGAGCTGGCTGACTACCTAAGCATGACTG CCTCTTACACAAGCAACTTGGCCTACAGCTTCTTTAGTCAGAAGCTCTATGAGGAGGCCTGTGCCATCTCAGAGCCAGTCTGTCAGCACTTGGGCTCAGCAAAGTCAGGTGCTTGTCCTGAAGTGCCTCCTGAGAAG CTACATAGGTGCTTCCGGCTGCATGTGGAGAGTTTGAAGAAACTGGGTAAACAGGCCCAGGGCTGCAAGATGGTGACTTTATGGTTGGCAGCTCTGAAACCCTACAGTCTGGAACACATGGTCGAGCCAGTCACTTCCTGGGTTCGGGTCAAAATGGATGCAGCCAGGGCAGGAGACAAGAAACTACAACTGCA GACTTTGCGAGACAGCCTAAGCTGCTGGGACCCAGAGACACAGTCTCTGCTACTGAGAGAGGAGCTGCGGGCCTACAAGGCAGTACGGGCTGACACTGGGCAGGAACGCTTCAACGTCATCTGTGATCTGCTTGATCTCAGCCCTGAAGAGACAGCAGCTGGGGCCTGGGCACGAGCTACCCACCTGGTGGAACTGGCCCAAGTGCTGTGCTACCACAACTTTAGCCAGCAGACCGACTG CTCTGCATTGGATGCTATCCAGGAAGCCCTGCAGCTTCTGGAGTCCGTGAGTCCTGAGGCACAGGAGCAGGATCACCTTCTGGATGATAGAGCACAGGCCTTGTTATGGCTCTACATCTGTACCTTAGAGGCCAAAATGCAGGAA GGTATTGAGAGAGATCGGAGAGCCCAGGCCCCTAGTAACTTGGAATTTGAAGTCAATGACCTGAACTATGAAGATAAACTGCAGGAAGATCGTTTTCTGTATAGTAACATTGCCTTCAACCTGGCTGCTGATGCAG CTCAGTCCAAATGTCTGGACCAGGCCCTGAGTCTGTGGAAAGGAGTGCTTACCAAGGGACCAGCCCCAGCTGTGCGGTGTCTCCAGCAGACAGCAGTCTCCCTGCAAATCCTTGCGGCCGTCTATCAGTTGGTGGCAAAG CCCTTGCAGGCTCTGGAGACCCTCCTGCTCCTTCAGATTGTATCTAAGAGACTACAGGACCACGCAAAGGCAGTCAGCTCTTCGTGCCAGCTTACCCAGCTACTCTtgagccttggctgtcccagcTACGCCCAG TTGTATCTGGAAGAGGCAGAGTCAAGCCTGAAGAGTCTCGACCAGACGACTGACACGTGCCAGCTGCTTTCCCTGACCTGTGCTCTGCTTCGAAGTCAGCTCTGCTGGGCTTGCCAGAAG GTGACTGAGGGCGTTTCTCTATTGCTTTCTGTCCTTCGGGATCCTGCCCTCCAGAAGTCATCCAAAGCTTGGTACTTGCTACGTGTCCAGGCTCTGCAAACTCTGgctttctacctcagcctctcatCCAACCTCCTCTCAAGTGCCCTGCGAGAGCAGCTCTGGGATCAAG GCTGGCAGACCCCAGAGACAGCACTGATAGACGCCCACAAGCTTCTCAGAAGCATCATCATCCTGTTGATGGGTGGCGATGTGCTCTCTGTTCAGAAAGCAGCTACAGAGTCACCTTTTCTGGATTATG GTGAGAATCTGGTACAAAAATGGCAGGTTCTCACAGAGGTGCTGACCTGCTCAGAGAAGCTGGTCGGCCGCCTGGGTCGCCTGGGGAACGTGAGTGAGGCCAAGGCCTTTTGCTTGGAGGCCCTAAAACTTACAACCAAGCTGCAGATACCTCGCCA GTGTGCACTGTTCCTTGTACTGAAGGGTGAGCTGGAGCTGGCCCGGGGTGACATTGACCTCTGCCAGTCAGACTTGCAGCAGGTTCTTTTCTTGCTTGAGTCTTCCACAG AGTTTGGTGTGGTGACGCAGCACACAGACTCAGTGAAGAAGGTGCACACGCAGAAAGGGAAGCATAAGGCTCAAGTCCCCTGTTCCCCAGCCCTACCAGTGGAGGAACCCTTTCTGAAAGGCCCTGCCCTTGAGCTGGTGGCCACTGTGCTCAAAGAGCCTGGTCCCATCCAATCCTCTGGAAACTCCTCCCCGGTCCTGAAGACCAAGCCGCCACCCAACCCTGGCTTCCTGTCTCACGTGCCCAGCTGTGACTGTTTACTGTGTGCTAGCCCTGTCCTCTCAGCAGTCCGTCTGCGTTGGGTGCTGGTCACTGCAGGAGTGAGGCTGGCCACAGGTCAGAAAGCTCAGGGTCTGGATCTGCTGCATGCTGTGCTGAAGGGTTGCCCTGCAGCCACCAAGCACTTTACACAGAGTCTCCAAGCTTCTCTGAATCACAAAACAACCCCCTCTTGTGTTCCAAGCCTCTTTGATGAGATCATGGCTCAAGTGTACACACACTTGGCATTGGAGTGCCTGAATCAGACATCTGAAAAGAGCCTGGGGAAGGTCCTGGCATCAGGGCTGAAGTTTGTGGCGACTCGGATACAGTGTTTGGAGTTCTGGCAAGCCAACCTGCTCTTGGTTCAGGCCCTTGCAAAGCTGGCCCACTTCAGTTGCTGTACTACTGAACTTTTTGCAAGCTCCTGGGGCTGGCAGCCATCATTAATAAAAAGTCAGCCAGTCTTAGAGCCTGCTAAGATTCAGAGACAAAAATGCTCTGGACGGGGGCGCCGGCAGGTAGCCtctgctcccccacccctccataaCAGCTCTCAGAAAGGTCTGGAAGAGGAAGGGCTACCTTGTACCCCTAAGCCCCCAGGCCGGACTAGGCAGGCTTGCCCTCATGTCCCTTTCACCATATTTGAAGAAGTCCACCCCACAAAGAGCAAGCTTCAGGTTCCCTTAGCCCCCAGGGTCCACAGACGGGCCCAGACTCGCCTCAAG GTGAACTTCAGTGATGACAGTGACCTGGACGACCTTGTCTCAGCTGAAACACAACTTGTAGAGGAACCTGAGAGACGGGGGACTGCTTCCCGTACCCGGGGTCAAACTAGGAAGGGCCCTAGGTTAAAGACAGTTGCTGTAGGTACTACCCCTGGACATTCCAGTCTCAGTGGGAGGACTCGGGCGAGGAGGGTGCCTTCGAGAGATTGTGTCCCAGCCAGCCTGGGACTGGAGATCATGAGAAGTATCCCTGAAGAGGAGCCAATGGACAACCAGCTGGAAAAAAGCTTCGAGATTCTCAGGGGTTCTGATGGGGAAGACTCGGCCTCAGGTGAACTTCAAGGGCCAGAAGCAGAAG GTGAGAAGGCAGTAGCTGCAGACCCTGGTCTACACATAGGAGAATGTGAGGTGCTGAGACGGGACTCCAGCAAGGCAGAGCGACCTATCTTGTACTCAGACACGGAGGCCAATAGTGACCCTAGTCCTTGGCTCCCGCCCTTCTCAGTTCCTATACCCATTG ATCTTTCTTCCCTGGattctatctctgattcattGAGCATTGCTTTCCGTGGTGTTAGTCACTGCCCTCCAAGTGGGCTCTATGCTCACCTCTGCCGATTTTTGGCCTTGTGTCTGGGCGACCGGGATCCCTATGCCACTGCGTTCCTTGTTGCTGAGTCTGTCTCCATCACCTGCCGTCACCAGCTGCTCACCCACTTGCACCGCCTGCTCAG CAAGGCCCAGAAGCAGCAAGACTCACCTGAACTAGCAGAGCATCTGCAGGGGCTGGACTTGAAGGAGAGGCCTGGAGGTGTTCCCCTGGCTCGTATCCAGCGCCTCTTTTCCTTCAGGGCTTTGGGATCTGGCTCCTTCCCCCAGCCAGAGAAGGACAGTTTCCAGGAGCGCCTGGCTCTGATCCCCAGTG GGGTGACTGTCTGTGTGTTGGCCCTGGCCACCCTCCAGCCTGGAACCTTGAGCAACACTCTCTTACTGACCCGCCTCGAAAAGGACAACCCCCCAATTACTGTGAAGATCCCCACTGGCCAAAATAAG TTCCCACTAAGCGCAGTACTGAAAGAGTTTGATGCCATCcaaaaggagcagaaagaaaacagcagCTGTACTGAGAAACGAGTGTGGTGGACGGGCCGGCTGGCACTAGACCAAAGGATGGAG GAACTCATCACCTCCCTAGAGGAGCACGTGCTGGGCTGCTGGAGGGCGCTGCTGCTGCCGTGCAGCACCGACCCTGGCCTTGCCCGGGAGGCCTCCCAACTACAAGAGTTGCTGCAGGATTGTGGCTGGGAATATCCTGACTCCACTCTCCTAAAA GTCATTCTTAGTTCGGCCAGAATCCTCACCAGCCAGGATGTTCAGGCCTTGGCATGTGGGCTGTGCCCAGCCCAGCCCGATCGAGCCAGAGTGCTCCTGAGCAAGGCAGTAGGACGGGTACAGAGCCAGGCAGCCCCTCAAAGTCAACATCTTGTATTGGTGTTAGACAAG GACCTGCAAAAGCTGCCATGGGAAAGCATGCCCAGCCTTCGAGCACTGCCGGTCACCCGGCTGCCCTCCTTCCGCTTCCTGCTCAGCTACACAATCACTAAAGAG GCTGGGGCCTCATCAGTGCTGAGCCAAGGTGTTGATCCACGGAATACCTTCTATGTGCTAAACCCTCACAGTAACCTGTCAAGCACAGAGGAGAGATTTCGAGCCAGTTTTAGCAG TGAATCCGGATGGAAAGGAGTGATTGGGGAAGTGCCAAGGCTTGAGCAGGTGCAGGCAGCTCTGACAGAGCGCGActtatatat CTATGCAGGGCACGGAGCCGGTGCCCGCTTTCTGGATGGGCAGGCTGTCCTGCGTCTGAGCTGCCGGGCAGTGGCCCTACTGTTTGGCTGTAGCAGTGCAGCCCTCGCAGTGCATGGAAACCTGGAGGGAGCTGGCATCGTGCTCAAGTACATCATGGCTGGCTG CCCCTTGTTTCTAGGTAATCTCTGGGATGTGACTGACCGTGACATTGACCGTTACACAGAGGCTTTGCTGCAGGGCTGGCTGGGAGCAGGCCCAGGGGCTCCCCTTCTCTACTATGCCAGCCAAGCCCGCCAGGCCCCTCGACTCAAGTATCTTATTGGTGCTGCCCCTGTAGCCTACGGCCTACCTGTTTCTCTACAAACACCCTGA
- the Mfsd5 gene encoding molybdate-anion transporter gives MLVTAYLSFVGLLASCLGLELSRCRARPPGRACSNPSFLQFQVDFYQVYFLALAADWLQAPYLYKLYQHYHFLEGQIAILYVCGLASTVLFGLVASSLVDWLGRKKSCVLFSLTYSLCCITKLSQDYFVLLVGRALGGLSTALLFSAFEAWYIHEHVERHDFPSEWIPATFSRAAFWNHVLAVAAGVAAEAVASWLGLGPVAPFVAAIPLLALAGALALRNWGENYDRQRAFSRTCAGGLRCLLSDRRVLLLGVIQALFESVVFIFVFLWTPVLDPHGAPLGIVFSSFMAASLLGSSLYRIATSKRYHLQPMHLLSLAVLIVVFSLFMLTFSTSPGQENPVESFIAFLLIELACGLYFPSMSFLRRKVIPETEQAGVLNWFRVPLHLLACLGLLVLHDSDRKTGTRNMFSICSAVMVTTLLAVAGLFTVVRHDAELRVPSPTGEPYAPEL, from the coding sequence ATGCTGGTGACTGCCTATTTGTCTTTTGTGGGCCTCCTGGCCTCCTGCCTGGGTCTGGAGCTGTCAAGATGCAGAGCCAGGCCCCCTGGAAGAGCTTGTAGCAACccctctttccttcagtttcaagTAGACTTCTATCAAGTctactttctggccctagcaGCGGACTGGCTCCAAGCCCCCTACTTGTATAAACTCTATCAGCATTACCACTTCCTGGAGGGTCAGATTGCTATCCTCTACGTATGTGGCCTTGCCTCCACGGTCCTCTTTGGCCTAGTGGCCTCCTCCCTTGTGGACTGGCTGGGTCGTAAGAAGTCCTGTGTCCTTTTCTCCCTCACTTACTCCCTATGCTGCATAACCAAGCTCTCTCAAGACTACTTTGTGCTGCTGGTGGGCCGAGCACTTGGTGGGCTGTCCACAGCTCTCCTCTTCTCAGCCTTTGAGGCCTGGTACATCCACGAGCACGTGGAGAGGCATGACTTTCCTTCGGAGTGGATCCCAGCCACCTTTTCGAGAGCTGCCTTCTGGAACCACGTGCTGGCTGTGGCAGCTGGTGTGGCAGCTGAGGCTGTGGCTAGttggctggggctggggcctgTAGCACCATTTGTGGCTGCCATCCCTCTCCTGGCTCTGGCTGGGGCCTTGGCCCTTCGAAACTGGGGAGAGAATTACGACCGTCAGCGTGCCTTCTCCAGGACCTGTGCTGGAGGCCTGCGCTGCCTCCTATCTGACCGTCGGGTGTTGCTGCTGGGTGTCATACAAGCCCTGTTTGAGAGTGTCGTCTTCATCTTTGTCTTCCTCTGGACACCTGTGCTGGACCCACATGGGGCCCCACTGGGCATTGTGTTCTCCAGCTTCATGGCTGCCAGCCTTCTGGGTTCTTCTCTGTACCGCATCGCTACCTCCAAGAGGTACCATCTTCAACCCATGCACCTGCTTTCCTTGGCTGTCCTCATTGTCgtcttctctctcttcatgtTGACTTTCTCCACCAGCCCAGGCCAAGAAAATCCTGTGGAGTCTTTCATCGCCTTTTTACTTATTGAGTTGGCCTGTGGGCTCTACTTTCCCAGCATGAGCTTCCTTCGAAGGAAGGTGATCCCAGAGACGGAGCAGGCTGGTGTTCTCAATTGGTTCCGAGTGCCCCTGCATTTACTGGCCTGCCTGGGCCTCCTCGTCCTCCACGACAGCGATCGGAAGACGGGCACCAGGAATATGTTCAGCATCTGCTCTGCCGTCATGGTGACAACTCTGCTGGCAGTGGCAGGACTCTTCACTGTGGTGAGACACGACGCTGAGTTGCGGGTGCCCTCGCCCACAGGGGAGCCCTACGCCCCTGAGCTTTGA